A genomic region of Haliotis asinina isolate JCU_RB_2024 unplaced genomic scaffold, JCU_Hal_asi_v2 scaffold_33, whole genome shotgun sequence contains the following coding sequences:
- the LOC137270074 gene encoding uncharacterized protein isoform X1, with protein MAATVQIIDSKQTGPNGFEGYTVRDLKAHLRERGCHVSGTKAELIKRAMGLRVLSERQFSNTDLEQTEDKVEQDSRKQEAREGECCNHVSTLLYAFFDMSEKKEKGLNASTSKKNKWMEPRRKLSPVKSQNLIFKKYKTQERSTENKLSSSTTTNY; from the exons ATGGCTGCCACAGTGCAAATAATAGATAGTAAACAGACCGGACCAAATGGCTTTGAAGGTTATACAGTGCGTGATTTGAAGGCACACCTGCGGGAACGAGGCTGTCATGTATCAGGGACAAAGGCCGAGCTCATAAAGCGTGCTATGGGATTGAGGGTTCTGTCTGAAAGGCAGTTCTCCAACACTGACCTTGAGCAGACAGAGGACAAAGTTGAACAG GACTCCAGGAAACAGGAGGCAAG ggAAGGTGAATGTTGCAACCATGTTTCCACTCTGCTGTATGCCTTTTTTGACATGAGCGAGAAAAAGGAAAAGGGACTGAATGCTTCCACATCTAAGAAGAATAAATGGATGGAACCGAGAAGGAAACTATCCCCCGTGAAATCTCAAAACCTTATCTTCAAGAAGTACAAGACGCAAGAGAGAAGCACTGAGAACAAGCTGTCATCTTCAACAACAACCAACTACTAG
- the LOC137270074 gene encoding uncharacterized protein isoform X2, with amino-acid sequence MAATVQIIDSKQTGPNGFEGYTVRDLKAHLRERGCHVSGTKAELIKRAMGLRVLSERQFSNTDLEQTEDKVEQDSRKQEARFATSLGEKLPEPWTVPSSEWTDSEEDIPIIRWKVNVATMFPLCCMPFLT; translated from the exons ATGGCTGCCACAGTGCAAATAATAGATAGTAAACAGACCGGACCAAATGGCTTTGAAGGTTATACAGTGCGTGATTTGAAGGCACACCTGCGGGAACGAGGCTGTCATGTATCAGGGACAAAGGCCGAGCTCATAAAGCGTGCTATGGGATTGAGGGTTCTGTCTGAAAGGCAGTTCTCCAACACTGACCTTGAGCAGACAGAGGACAAAGTTGAACAG GACTCCAGGAAACAGGAGGCAAGGTTTGCAACCTCTCTCGGAGAAAAACTCCCTGAACCCTGGACAGTACCCAGCTCTGAATGGACCGACAGTGAAGAGGACATTCCCATTATTAGAT ggAAGGTGAATGTTGCAACCATGTTTCCACTCTGCTGTATGCCTTTTTTGACATGA